In Candidatus Margulisiibacteriota bacterium, the following proteins share a genomic window:
- a CDS encoding ROK family protein, which produces MTIASERVRNYSARPARRILAGDIGGTNLRLAVVKQGRVEESVNVPMAEFSSSKALAKRSALEISRLDVHDIVIGGIGFPCPIDGASGEPLLSPPNLKFGFNGFIQALSQATGMKIFGFNDARSAVMGEAMFGSGRTEEVVIWHGIGTGYGFAIVDGEREIFPTAAEGGHFKVVNPILDLSARECGCGASGCVEAYVSGTAMAKQYFELSGRKLTGEEVGAAFLSKDEIAVRVVHEAMAYLAMNISTGHALTLNGRHVLGGGVAQIGQPLLKTLKTMLRTPGVVSWPQQNDLASKVFLTKLDGKAGLLGAAVLAEREADRIQAAMDFALYDPVL; this is translated from the coding sequence ATGACAATAGCTAGTGAAAGAGTGAGAAATTATTCTGCTAGACCGGCGCGCCGGATCCTGGCCGGTGATATCGGGGGAACAAATTTACGTTTGGCCGTAGTGAAACAAGGCCGGGTTGAAGAATCGGTCAACGTGCCGATGGCGGAATTTTCCAGTTCCAAGGCGTTGGCTAAAAGATCCGCTTTGGAAATATCGCGATTAGATGTCCATGACATTGTAATCGGCGGAATTGGATTCCCTTGCCCGATAGATGGGGCCAGTGGGGAGCCGTTGTTGTCTCCGCCGAATTTAAAATTTGGTTTTAATGGGTTTATTCAAGCGCTGTCGCAGGCTACCGGGATGAAAATCTTTGGTTTTAATGATGCTCGTTCCGCCGTGATGGGCGAAGCGATGTTTGGGAGCGGCCGGACGGAAGAGGTTGTTATCTGGCACGGGATTGGAACTGGGTATGGGTTTGCGATAGTTGACGGCGAAAGAGAAATTTTCCCGACAGCGGCTGAAGGCGGCCATTTCAAGGTTGTTAATCCGATCCTCGATTTGTCGGCCAGAGAATGCGGTTGCGGCGCCAGCGGTTGTGTTGAGGCGTATGTCAGCGGGACCGCCATGGCAAAACAGTATTTTGAATTATCAGGTCGCAAACTGACCGGAGAAGAAGTTGGCGCCGCTTTTCTCTCAAAGGACGAGATCGCGGTCAGGGTGGTCCACGAAGCGATGGCCTACCTGGCGATGAACATCTCGACCGGTCACGCTTTGACCTTAAACGGCCGCCACGTTCTGGGCGGGGGAGTGGCGCAGATCGGCCAACCGTTGCTGAAAACTTTAAAAACAATGCTGCGTACGCCGGGGGTGGTTTCCTGGCCGCAACAAAACGATCTGGCCTCGAAAGTGTTTTTAACGAAATTGGACGGCAAGGCCGGCCTGTTGGGGGCGGCTGTTTTGGCGGAACGGGAAGCCGACCGTATTCAGGCGGCAATGGATTTCGCGCTTTATGATCCCGTGCTATAA
- a CDS encoding aspartate kinase, protein MGIIVHKYGGTSVGTPDKIKNVARRVKKAKVAGHDVVVVVSAMGETTDELIDLMNQVTDNPDPREYDMLVSTGEQVSASLLAMALQAMDCPAISLTGGQAGVVTEDIYKKARIKEIHLDRLKDELKAGKVVVITGFQGIDSKGDIITIGRGGSDTSAVAIAAALKADVCDIYTDVDGVYTTDPRIVKEARKIKYISYEEMLELASLGAQVLHPRSVECASIYDMVIHLRSSLKDDEGTYIMSPVRIAKEVGKMEKTEAVRGIALDENVAKIGILKMPDKPGIAAKLFGALAKEKVNVDMIVQSINSQGTSADMAFTVEKTDLKKGVEVAERVAKELNAEGVVSDSDVCKVSLVGVGMVSQPGTASKMFSALAENSINIQMISTSEIKISCIIKAEQGKKAVQILHKAFGLEKVS, encoded by the coding sequence ATGGGGATTATTGTCCACAAGTACGGCGGCACCTCTGTCGGCACGCCCGACAAGATCAAAAACGTCGCGCGCCGCGTTAAAAAGGCGAAAGTCGCCGGCCACGATGTCGTGGTCGTTGTCTCGGCGATGGGGGAGACCACCGACGAACTTATCGACCTGATGAACCAAGTTACCGATAACCCCGATCCCCGCGAATACGATATGCTGGTTTCGACCGGCGAACAGGTTTCGGCCTCGCTTCTGGCGATGGCGCTCCAGGCGATGGATTGTCCGGCGATCTCCCTGACCGGCGGCCAGGCGGGAGTTGTGACCGAAGATATTTACAAAAAAGCCCGCATCAAAGAGATCCATCTCGACCGGCTGAAAGACGAATTAAAAGCCGGAAAAGTTGTCGTCATTACCGGTTTTCAGGGGATTGACAGCAAGGGAGACATTATCACCATCGGGCGCGGGGGTTCGGATACTTCCGCCGTTGCCATTGCCGCCGCTCTTAAAGCCGATGTCTGCGATATCTACACCGACGTCGACGGGGTCTACACGACCGATCCGCGGATCGTCAAAGAGGCCCGGAAAATTAAATATATTTCTTATGAAGAGATGCTGGAATTGGCCAGCCTGGGGGCGCAGGTCCTGCACCCTCGTTCCGTCGAGTGTGCCAGCATCTACGACATGGTCATTCATCTCCGGTCCAGCTTAAAGGACGATGAGGGGACCTATATCATGTCGCCGGTTCGGATTGCCAAGGAGGTAGGAAAAATGGAAAAAACAGAAGCGGTCAGGGGGATAGCCCTTGACGAAAATGTCGCCAAGATTGGGATCCTCAAAATGCCGGACAAGCCGGGGATTGCCGCTAAACTTTTTGGGGCCTTGGCCAAGGAAAAAGTCAACGTCGACATGATCGTCCAGTCGATCAATTCGCAGGGGACCAGCGCCGACATGGCTTTTACCGTCGAAAAGACCGATTTGAAAAAAGGGGTTGAAGTCGCGGAGCGGGTTGCCAAAGAACTGAATGCCGAAGGGGTCGTGTCTGATTCCGACGTCTGCAAAGTTTCTCTGGTCGGGGTGGGAATGGTCAGTCAGCCGGGGACCGCCTCGAAGATGTTCAGCGCTTTGGCTGAAAATTCGATCAATATTCAAATGATTAGCACTTCGGAGATCAAGATCTCCTGTATTATTAAGGCGGAACAGGGGAAGAAAGCGGTCCAGATCCTGCATAAGGCCTTCGGTTTGGAAAAAGTTTCCTAA
- the plsY gene encoding glycerol-3-phosphate 1-O-acyltransferase PlsY produces MTAILTLFYVGFAYLLGSLPFSHFFPHKINGKDVRKEGSGNVGATNVLVVAGPLPAIFALLGDIAKGYLAIALARYLGLPDWGIALAGLAAIAGHDFSVFLKFEGGKGVATTGGILLALDPFFALVIFCFWLFSFLVVRYFIPATVLILCLLPLIMWFGSWSWEYIVFGFGAALLAVYAHRFDLQRYFDGKEPTIGEALKKLRKK; encoded by the coding sequence ATGACAGCTATTTTGACGTTATTTTATGTCGGGTTCGCCTATTTATTGGGAAGCCTTCCTTTCAGTCATTTTTTTCCTCATAAGATTAATGGGAAAGACGTCCGCAAAGAAGGTTCCGGCAATGTCGGAGCGACCAATGTTTTGGTGGTGGCCGGTCCGCTCCCCGCGATCTTTGCCTTACTTGGCGATATTGCCAAAGGTTACCTGGCGATTGCTCTGGCCCGCTATCTCGGTTTGCCGGATTGGGGGATCGCGCTGGCCGGGTTAGCGGCGATTGCCGGACATGATTTTTCCGTTTTCTTAAAGTTTGAGGGAGGGAAAGGGGTGGCGACGACCGGCGGGATCCTGCTGGCGCTCGATCCCTTCTTTGCTCTGGTGATCTTTTGTTTCTGGCTGTTCAGTTTTCTGGTCGTCCGTTATTTTATTCCGGCAACCGTTTTGATCCTTTGCCTGTTGCCCCTCATTATGTGGTTCGGCTCCTGGAGCTGGGAATACATTGTTTTCGGGTTTGGCGCGGCCCTGCTGGCGGTCTATGCTCATCGCTTCGATCTCCAGCGGTATTTTGACGGGAAAGAACCGACAATCGGCGAAGCGTTGAAAAAGTTACGGAAAAAATGA
- a CDS encoding GIY-YIG nuclease family protein encodes MTVESVYYVYILRSLKNNRYYIGYTTNLLNRLTEHNTGETKGNRYFRPFELVYQEEYKTLTEARDRESFLKEQKSRKFLESLFIIGA; translated from the coding sequence ATGACAGTGGAGAGTGTTTATTACGTTTATATTTTAAGAAGTTTGAAAAATAATCGATATTATATTGGTTATACGACAAATCTTCTTAATAGATTAACAGAGCATAATACCGGAGAAACCAAAGGGAATAGGTATTTTAGGCCGTTCGAATTGGTTTATCAAGAAGAGTATAAGACCTTAACTGAAGCGCGGGATCGAGAATCCTTTCTTAAAGAGCAAAAGAGTCGTAAGTTTCTGGAAAGTTTGTTTATTATCGGGGCGTAG
- a CDS encoding MarC family protein, with protein MELFLFPFLKSLIALFIITDSPGNLPFFMGLTEGLSLKEKRSIFATSIMTGFITLIAFMLAGKAVFDLFGITLDDFRIAGGILLFWIAIEIMLRGRVNFEHKEDVGVVPLGCPLLVGPGAITASLVMLQTYGYAITLSAIGACFFLIWLVLHFADDIYRFLGKNGSLILAKISAILIAAIAIQFIREGLFGVFRLH; from the coding sequence ATGGAGCTTTTTCTTTTTCCATTTTTAAAATCGCTGATCGCCCTCTTTATCATCACCGATTCGCCGGGGAATCTCCCCTTCTTTATGGGGTTGACCGAAGGGCTTAGCCTAAAAGAAAAGCGCTCGATCTTTGCCACCTCAATCATGACCGGTTTTATCACCCTGATCGCTTTTATGCTGGCCGGGAAAGCGGTCTTTGACCTGTTCGGCATCACCCTGGATGACTTCAGAATTGCGGGCGGAATTCTCCTCTTCTGGATCGCCATTGAAATAATGCTGCGTGGGAGGGTAAACTTCGAACATAAGGAAGACGTGGGGGTCGTGCCGCTCGGCTGCCCCCTGCTGGTCGGACCAGGGGCGATCACCGCTTCGCTGGTCATGCTGCAGACGTACGGCTACGCCATAACTTTAAGCGCGATTGGCGCCTGTTTTTTCCTGATCTGGCTGGTCTTGCATTTCGCCGACGACATTTACCGCTTCCTGGGAAAGAACGGCTCACTGATCCTGGCAAAAATCTCCGCCATCCTGATCGCCGCGATCGCCATCCAGTTCATCCGCGAAGGGTTGTTCGGGGTCTTCAGGCTTCACTAG
- the ftsZ gene encoding cell division protein FtsZ, whose protein sequence is MGGQGFATIKVFGVGGGGTNAVNRMISSGVVGVEFWAANTDLQALSVSLADHKLQLGAKLTRGLGAGANPEIGQKAAEESRDDVKLALQGADMVFLSAGMGGGTGTGASPIIAEVAKELGCLTIGVVTRPFRFEGPVRNSQAESGISLLKEKVDALIVIPNDKLLQVVEKKVSIIEAFKVADDVLRQGVKGISDLITVPGLINLDFADVRTIMFEAGSAMMGIGNGTGENRAVEAAEKAIASPLLEETITGAKGIIFNVTGGSDLTLYEVNEAAEVIYNAGDPDANIIFGATIDEKLQGEVIVTVIATGFKSVQNREKESMSFIRPRTTQTAQLAKPSADSHKDDIELPPFMR, encoded by the coding sequence ATGGGTGGCCAAGGTTTTGCGACGATCAAAGTCTTTGGGGTCGGAGGTGGCGGGACCAATGCCGTTAACCGGATGATCAGCAGCGGCGTGGTCGGAGTCGAATTCTGGGCCGCCAACACCGATCTGCAAGCTCTTAGCGTCTCCCTCGCCGACCACAAACTTCAGCTGGGCGCGAAACTGACCCGCGGTTTGGGTGCCGGCGCCAATCCCGAGATCGGACAAAAAGCGGCCGAAGAAAGCCGCGACGACGTCAAGCTTGCCCTGCAGGGAGCGGACATGGTCTTCTTAAGCGCCGGAATGGGTGGCGGGACAGGGACCGGAGCCTCTCCAATCATCGCCGAAGTCGCCAAAGAACTTGGCTGTTTGACCATCGGGGTCGTGACCCGGCCTTTCCGTTTCGAAGGGCCTGTTCGCAATTCCCAGGCCGAATCTGGAATCTCCCTGCTCAAGGAAAAAGTTGACGCCCTGATCGTTATTCCCAACGACAAACTCCTCCAGGTAGTGGAGAAAAAAGTCTCGATCATCGAAGCCTTCAAAGTCGCCGACGATGTCCTCCGCCAAGGGGTCAAGGGTATTTCCGACCTGATTACCGTCCCCGGCCTCATTAACCTCGACTTCGCCGACGTCCGGACGATCATGTTCGAGGCGGGTTCGGCCATGATGGGGATCGGCAATGGGACCGGCGAGAACCGGGCCGTTGAAGCGGCTGAAAAAGCGATCGCCTCCCCACTGCTGGAAGAAACGATCACCGGCGCCAAGGGAATTATTTTCAACGTCACCGGCGGGTCCGACCTGACCCTTTACGAGGTCAACGAAGCGGCCGAAGTTATTTATAACGCCGGCGATCCAGACGCCAACATCATTTTCGGCGCCACAATTGACGAGAAACTCCAAGGGGAGGTCATCGTAACCGTCATCGCCACCGGCTTCAAATCGGTCCAGAACCGGGAAAAAGAAAGCATGTCGTTCATTAGGCCGCGGACGACCCAGACGGCCCAACTGGCGAAACCATCGGCCGACAGCCATAAGGACGACATTGAATTGCCCCCTTTCATGCGCTAA
- a CDS encoding FtsQ-type POTRA domain-containing protein, producing the protein MLFSIAVLAGIGYYFLSLSIWNIQEIAVEGTKMLSPQELREYSGLPLGQNLFFTSFRPAHKKLDRIGVIKKHRIRRLPPATVLIVVEERQPIAILVINNRFTIVDRDGFILNNVPALNLHLDNITDLPVISGLGTNELISNAQISPKLALLINETVVELSQLLGSRRINLSIGSYRRINIMLDDVLRIDLGQDERIKTKIAVVKRLLPRITGRWNEVEYIDVRFPETPVIKFK; encoded by the coding sequence ATGCTGTTTTCCATCGCCGTGCTGGCCGGCATTGGTTACTATTTTCTTTCCCTTTCGATCTGGAACATCCAGGAGATCGCCGTCGAAGGGACAAAAATGCTCAGCCCGCAGGAGCTCCGCGAGTACAGCGGTCTCCCCCTCGGCCAAAACCTTTTTTTCACCAGCTTCCGGCCCGCCCACAAAAAACTCGACCGAATCGGCGTCATTAAAAAGCACCGGATCCGTCGTCTGCCGCCAGCCACCGTCTTGATCGTGGTGGAAGAACGGCAACCGATCGCGATCCTGGTCATTAACAACCGCTTTACGATCGTCGACCGGGACGGCTTTATCCTCAATAACGTTCCGGCGCTCAATCTCCATCTTGATAACATTACCGACCTGCCGGTTATCTCCGGCCTGGGGACGAATGAACTGATCTCCAATGCCCAGATCTCACCTAAGCTGGCGCTCCTAATCAACGAAACTGTCGTGGAACTATCACAACTGCTCGGCTCGCGCCGGATCAACCTATCGATCGGCAGTTATCGGCGGATCAACATCATGCTCGACGACGTCCTGCGGATCGATCTCGGCCAGGACGAACGGATCAAGACCAAGATCGCCGTCGTCAAACGGCTTCTCCCCCGGATCACCGGCCGCTGGAATGAAGTTGAGTACATTGACGTTCGCTTCCCGGAAACACCGGTCATCAAGTTCAAATAA
- a CDS encoding D-alanine--D-alanine ligase — translation MKNLKKKKIAVLCGGRSREREVSLRSGKRVYESLKSQGFNVIKIDLTDNLIADLKKKKIDLVYIILHGQYGEDGAVQGLLEVAGIPYTGSKVLASALAMNKLAAKRIFDAANIPTPRYLPIDRNAELQAEADKIRRIFPFPLVVKPTSEGSSFGVSILKSGEKLESVLEKGLKEYKELFVEEFIKGKEITIGVIGTGTDLQALPILELVPKNEFYDFAAKYTTGMTEFIIPARLPAPLYKRAQALALAAHQALGCYGVSRVDMIVSHDHIPYVTEVNSLPGMTEHSDLPAEAANAGISFDQLVVKILESAF, via the coding sequence ATGAAAAACCTCAAGAAAAAGAAGATCGCTGTCCTCTGCGGCGGGCGTTCCCGCGAACGGGAAGTCTCGCTCCGCTCCGGCAAACGGGTCTATGAATCGCTGAAAAGCCAAGGGTTCAACGTTATCAAAATTGATCTGACCGACAATTTAATCGCCGACCTCAAGAAAAAGAAGATCGACCTGGTTTATATCATCTTGCACGGCCAATACGGCGAAGACGGCGCGGTCCAAGGGCTGCTGGAAGTTGCCGGGATCCCTTATACCGGATCAAAAGTGCTCGCTTCGGCCTTGGCCATGAACAAATTGGCCGCCAAACGGATCTTTGACGCCGCCAACATCCCGACCCCGCGCTACCTGCCGATCGACCGGAACGCCGAACTCCAGGCCGAAGCCGACAAGATCCGCCGGATCTTCCCCTTTCCACTGGTCGTGAAACCAACTTCGGAGGGCTCAAGCTTTGGGGTCTCGATCCTCAAGTCCGGCGAAAAGCTGGAAAGCGTCCTGGAAAAAGGGCTTAAAGAATACAAAGAACTCTTCGTTGAAGAGTTTATTAAAGGGAAAGAGATCACCATCGGCGTGATCGGGACCGGAACCGACCTTCAGGCCCTGCCGATCCTGGAATTGGTCCCCAAAAACGAGTTCTATGATTTCGCGGCCAAATATACGACCGGCATGACCGAGTTTATTATCCCGGCCCGGCTCCCCGCTCCGCTCTATAAACGGGCGCAAGCTCTCGCCCTGGCCGCCCATCAAGCGCTCGGTTGTTACGGCGTCTCCCGGGTCGACATGATCGTTTCGCACGACCATATCCCCTATGTCACCGAGGTCAATTCCCTCCCCGGAATGACCGAGCATTCCGATCTGCCGGCGGAGGCGGCGAATGCCGGCATCTCTTTTGACCAGCTGGTAGTTAAAATCCTTGAAAGCGCGTTCTAA